The following proteins are encoded in a genomic region of Spirosoma sp. SC4-14:
- a CDS encoding dipeptide epimerase, whose product MKITTINLYRYDISLKAPIAISLGTIEHARNILVEIQTDESITGWGEGSPFWMIVGETQASSLAAANDMARLLIGRNPLDIEGCLTTLIRYLPAHPTTRSAFDMALYDLAAKTAKMPLYQFLGGSKQTLVTDETIYINTPERMVEDALRIQAKGADAIKVKLGTNLRDDIARIEAIREAIGTDTPIRTDANQGWDVVTAQAVLRKIGDWNVQYCEQPIKRHDIAGLRQIRQQTTVPIMADESLFDAIDAIRLVREEAVDYFNIKLSKSGGIFEALKINSIAESAGIACMIGCMSESRLALTANAHLASARQNVRFYDLDACFEHADDPIYGGISYNGYQIELPDTPGIGAEVDSAFLKQCPTVSIS is encoded by the coding sequence ATGAAAATTACCACCATCAACCTATATCGCTACGACATTTCGCTAAAGGCCCCCATAGCTATTTCGCTCGGAACCATCGAGCATGCCCGGAACATACTGGTCGAAATTCAGACCGACGAAAGCATTACGGGCTGGGGCGAAGGTTCCCCTTTCTGGATGATCGTTGGCGAAACACAAGCTTCCAGTCTGGCGGCTGCCAACGATATGGCCCGGCTGCTAATTGGCCGCAATCCGCTCGATATTGAAGGTTGCCTGACAACGCTGATCCGTTATCTACCCGCCCACCCTACCACGCGTTCGGCTTTCGATATGGCCTTGTATGACCTTGCAGCCAAAACAGCCAAAATGCCGCTTTATCAGTTTCTGGGAGGCTCGAAACAGACACTCGTAACCGACGAAACTATTTACATCAATACTCCCGAACGAATGGTGGAGGATGCGCTCCGAATTCAGGCAAAAGGAGCAGATGCTATTAAAGTCAAGCTCGGCACAAACTTACGGGATGATATTGCCCGGATTGAAGCCATTCGGGAAGCCATTGGCACCGATACACCTATTCGCACCGACGCCAACCAGGGCTGGGATGTAGTAACGGCTCAGGCCGTTTTGCGTAAGATTGGCGACTGGAATGTGCAATATTGCGAACAGCCGATCAAACGCCACGACATTGCCGGACTTCGACAGATTCGGCAACAGACAACCGTACCCATTATGGCCGACGAGAGCTTGTTCGATGCTATTGATGCCATACGACTTGTTCGGGAGGAAGCCGTCGACTATTTCAATATCAAGCTCTCTAAGAGCGGTGGTATTTTTGAAGCACTCAAAATCAATTCGATTGCCGAATCGGCCGGTATTGCGTGTATGATTGGCTGCATGTCGGAGTCACGGCTGGCTTTAACAGCCAATGCTCATCTTGCTTCGGCTCGCCAAAACGTTCGATTCTATGACCTGGACGCCTGTTTCGAACATGCCGACGATCCGATATATGGCGGTATTAGCTACAATGGCTACCAGATCGAACTTCCTGATACGCCCGGCATTGGCGCTGAAGTCGATTCGGCTTTCTTAAAACAATGCCCTACGGTCAGCATCTCCTGA
- a CDS encoding serine hydrolase domain-containing protein → MRLILPLLLLATSLLAQPLPQTFTTAKSPAEAGFSAERLKRLDSWLQSLIDQGIAPNAVTFVAHKGNVVHHKAFGYSNLAKKTPLKRNDMYRIASQSKAITTATLMTLFEEEKFLLDDPISKYIPAFKNPTVLVKYDKANPINGTYETRPAKSEITIRQLLSHNAGIPYEHPLDQRPEFKIPFFNSTAPDKLEDVINKLAKRPLLRDPGTDSTGTGFTYGLNTDIIGRLIEILSGKPFDIAMRERVLDPLGMNDTYFYLPDNKASRLVELYSKASLDQPLTQHENEAYRNSSISGAKTYFSGGAGLISTVEDYARLCQMFLNKGTFNNKRILGRKTVEMMLHNQIGAAEVWDRHDKFGLGFQLITEQSHYGDQASPGSFTWGGMYCSEFTIDPKEDLILLIFTNVHPYAYYSDFVKKFRIAVYQALE, encoded by the coding sequence ATGCGCTTAATTCTCCCACTCTTACTGCTTGCTACTTCTCTCCTTGCCCAGCCATTACCACAAACCTTCACAACAGCCAAATCGCCCGCCGAAGCTGGCTTTTCGGCCGAACGACTCAAACGACTCGATAGCTGGCTACAAAGCCTGATCGATCAGGGCATTGCTCCTAATGCCGTTACCTTCGTTGCCCACAAAGGTAACGTTGTACACCATAAAGCCTTTGGATACAGCAATCTGGCAAAGAAAACCCCGCTAAAACGCAATGATATGTACCGGATTGCCTCACAGTCGAAGGCAATCACAACGGCAACGCTCATGACGTTGTTTGAAGAAGAAAAGTTTTTGCTCGACGATCCGATTTCGAAATACATACCAGCCTTCAAAAACCCTACAGTGCTGGTAAAATACGACAAAGCCAACCCCATTAACGGCACTTACGAAACCCGGCCGGCCAAAAGCGAAATCACCATCCGGCAACTGCTCAGCCACAACGCTGGCATTCCCTACGAACACCCACTCGACCAGCGTCCCGAGTTTAAAATACCCTTCTTCAACTCAACGGCTCCCGACAAGCTCGAAGATGTGATTAACAAACTTGCCAAACGCCCGCTCCTGCGCGATCCCGGAACGGATTCCACTGGCACTGGCTTCACATATGGCCTGAATACCGATATTATCGGGCGGTTGATTGAAATTCTATCCGGTAAACCGTTCGATATAGCCATGCGTGAGCGAGTCCTCGATCCGCTCGGTATGAACGATACCTACTTTTACCTACCCGACAACAAAGCGAGCCGACTGGTTGAGCTATACAGCAAAGCGAGCCTGGATCAACCCTTGACGCAACATGAGAACGAAGCCTATCGAAACTCATCTATTTCAGGCGCAAAAACCTACTTTTCGGGTGGTGCTGGGCTAATTAGCACCGTTGAAGATTATGCCAGGCTCTGCCAGATGTTTTTGAACAAAGGCACCTTCAACAACAAACGGATTCTGGGTCGTAAAACCGTCGAAATGATGCTACACAACCAGATTGGAGCCGCCGAAGTCTGGGATCGTCACGACAAATTTGGGCTGGGTTTCCAACTCATTACCGAACAATCGCACTATGGCGATCAGGCTTCGCCGGGATCATTTACGTGGGGAGGAATGTATTGTTCCGAATTTACCATCGACCCAAAGGAAGATCTGATTCTGCTGATTTTCACAAACGTACATCCGTATGCCTATTATAGCGATTTCGTTAAAAAATTTCGCATTGCCGTCTATCAGGCCTTGGAGTAA
- a CDS encoding cysteine hydrolase: protein MNPQKTAVVLIEYQNDFTSPGGSLHDAVKGVMESTNMLQNTIDLVQKAREAGAVIIHSPISFQEGYFEITKHPYGILKGVVESQSFRKGSWGVDIVDVLTPQPGDIVLEGKRGLDAFASTNLDFILRSKGIETMALGGFLTNCCVESTMRSGYEKGFEVITLTDCTATLSEEEQAFACAKNFPMFSKPMTHNQFLDELTGQAVQEIETRGYSA from the coding sequence ATGAATCCGCAAAAAACCGCCGTTGTCCTGATCGAGTATCAGAATGATTTTACGTCGCCGGGAGGTAGCCTGCACGATGCTGTTAAAGGTGTTATGGAGTCGACAAATATGCTCCAGAATACCATTGATCTGGTACAAAAAGCCCGCGAAGCCGGAGCAGTGATTATTCATTCGCCAATCAGTTTTCAGGAAGGTTATTTCGAAATAACAAAGCATCCGTATGGCATTCTGAAAGGCGTTGTCGAGAGTCAGTCGTTCCGCAAAGGATCATGGGGCGTCGACATTGTTGATGTGCTAACCCCTCAACCCGGCGACATTGTGCTGGAAGGTAAGCGTGGGCTAGATGCATTCGCCAGCACAAATCTGGATTTCATTCTGCGCAGTAAAGGCATTGAAACCATGGCCTTGGGCGGTTTTCTGACCAACTGCTGCGTTGAATCGACCATGCGTTCAGGGTACGAAAAAGGATTCGAGGTCATTACCCTCACCGACTGCACCGCTACGCTGAGCGAAGAAGAGCAAGCCTTTGCCTGCGCAAAAAACTTCCCGATGTTTTCGAAACCTATGACACACAACCAGTTTCTGGACGAGTTAACGGGACAAGCCGTTCAGGAAATCG
- a CDS encoding amidohydrolase family protein, whose amino-acid sequence MKTLIYLPALLLTGVVACAQPKPSKPDEPLGFEEYDPVSTLKVPEHKLTRAKYPFIDVHNHQYQMDHADLSKLVAQMDSLNMGLMINLSGRGFSSSEAESTRFFDDALANIQKSNPKRLALFTNINFSNVNDKGWTAQAVKTLEDDVKKGAHGLKIYKNLGLNVKDDKGARVRVDDPRLDAIWAKCGELGIPVLIHTADPKSFWDPMDRYNERWLELKLHAGRRRGPNDPVPWDQLITEQHNVFRKHPKTTFIAAHMGWYPNDLKKLDSLMTVFPNMNVEIGAVIAELGRQPRTAGKFFDKYQDRILFGKDSWVPSEYATYFRVLESDDEYFPYHKKYHAFWRMYGMALPDEILKKVYYKNALRIIPGLDKSQFPN is encoded by the coding sequence ATGAAAACCCTGATTTACCTCCCTGCTCTGCTCCTGACAGGCGTAGTGGCCTGTGCGCAACCCAAACCCAGTAAACCCGACGAGCCACTGGGTTTCGAAGAATACGACCCCGTTTCGACGCTGAAAGTACCCGAACACAAACTGACCCGGGCCAAATATCCGTTCATCGATGTGCATAATCACCAGTACCAGATGGATCATGCCGATCTGAGCAAGCTAGTTGCCCAGATGGATAGCCTGAACATGGGCCTGATGATTAACCTGAGTGGCCGTGGTTTTAGCAGTAGCGAAGCCGAAAGCACTCGCTTTTTCGACGACGCGCTGGCCAACATTCAGAAAAGCAACCCCAAACGGCTGGCCTTGTTTACAAACATTAATTTCTCCAATGTAAACGATAAAGGCTGGACAGCGCAGGCGGTAAAAACCCTCGAAGACGATGTAAAAAAGGGCGCTCACGGCCTGAAAATCTACAAAAACCTGGGCCTTAATGTCAAGGACGATAAAGGTGCACGCGTACGAGTCGACGATCCGCGCCTTGACGCCATCTGGGCCAAATGTGGCGAACTGGGCATTCCGGTGCTGATTCACACGGCAGACCCTAAGTCATTCTGGGACCCAATGGATCGGTATAACGAGCGCTGGCTCGAACTGAAGTTACATGCCGGTCGTCGGCGCGGCCCAAATGATCCGGTTCCCTGGGATCAACTGATTACCGAACAGCACAATGTGTTCCGCAAACACCCAAAAACAACCTTCATTGCGGCTCACATGGGCTGGTATCCCAACGATCTGAAAAAACTCGATAGCCTGATGACGGTTTTCCCGAACATGAATGTCGAGATTGGTGCCGTTATTGCCGAACTGGGCCGCCAGCCACGAACTGCCGGTAAATTCTTCGACAAATATCAGGATCGAATTCTGTTCGGTAAAGACAGTTGGGTTCCGTCTGAATACGCTACTTATTTCCGGGTTCTGGAATCCGACGACGAGTATTTCCCCTACCACAAAAAGTACCACGCTTTCTGGCGTATGTATGGCATGGCCCTACCCGACGAAATTCTTAAGAAAGTGTACTACAAAAATGCACTACGGATTATTCCAGGACTAGACAAAAGCCAGTTCCCAAACTAA
- a CDS encoding GNAT family protein, with protein MITITTVQSNADVQGILDLQQANLRKNVPINVQLDQGFVTVEHDPAVLARMNQAAPSIIAKDGDRVIGYALTMLPEFGADVPELLPLFDLINSLTYTDKPLREYAWYVMGQVCVGEGYRGQRVFDRMFDHHREVYGQQYQLLITDISASNTRSLRAHARVGFEPLHEFYDPAIGETWVVVVWNWGK; from the coding sequence ATGATTACGATTACCACCGTTCAATCGAATGCCGATGTGCAGGGCATTCTGGATCTGCAACAGGCCAATCTACGCAAAAACGTTCCGATAAACGTTCAACTCGATCAGGGATTTGTAACGGTCGAACATGATCCGGCCGTGCTGGCTCGTATGAATCAGGCAGCCCCCAGTATTATTGCCAAAGACGGAGATAGGGTAATTGGTTATGCACTTACGATGCTTCCCGAATTTGGGGCCGATGTGCCGGAATTACTTCCGCTATTTGATCTAATCAATTCGCTCACCTATACCGACAAGCCTTTGCGCGAGTATGCCTGGTATGTGATGGGGCAGGTGTGCGTTGGCGAAGGCTATCGGGGGCAACGGGTCTTCGATCGAATGTTCGATCATCACCGCGAAGTTTACGGCCAGCAATATCAACTGCTAATCACCGATATTTCGGCCAGCAATACGCGCTCCCTGCGCGCCCACGCCCGTGTTGGTTTCGAGCCTCTGCACGAATTCTACGACCCGGCCATTGGCGAAACCTGGGTGGTTGTTGTCTGGAATTGGGGTAAGTAA
- a CDS encoding nucleotidyltransferase domain-containing protein translates to MLYGSYARGDFHAESDVYYMVVLNDDEVKSGKEIRYMVDRVYDLSDEHHTLISVKPASLEKYLHSDLFLYQNARREGKLI, encoded by the coding sequence GTGCTATACGGTTCCTACGCCCGTGGTGATTTCCATGCTGAATCCGACGTCTATTATATGGTGGTACTCAATGATGACGAAGTGAAATCAGGAAAAGAGATTCGTTATATGGTTGACCGGGTCTATGATCTTTCCGATGAGCATCATACATTGATTTCGGTCAAACCAGCTTCATTAGAAAAGTACCTTCATTCCGATTTATTCCTTTATCAGAACGCCCGACGTGAAGGCAAACTTATATGA
- a CDS encoding HEPN domain-containing protein: MLLAEECLRDAQYLLQNGSYWSAAGRAYYAYFDAVRALLATRNITSKSHSSIKMLFGEHFVLTGICERSDAKDFHKLFLLRQNSDYDADEETTEIDAMDALETASEFLM; the protein is encoded by the coding sequence ATGCTTCTGGCAGAGGAATGTTTGAGAGATGCTCAGTATTTATTACAGAACGGCAGTTATTGGAGTGCCGCCGGACGGGCCTATTATGCTTATTTCGACGCTGTAAGAGCATTGCTTGCAACCAGAAATATAACCAGCAAGTCTCATTCATCCATCAAAATGCTATTCGGAGAACACTTTGTTCTAACAGGTATTTGCGAAAGATCTGATGCTAAAGACTTTCATAAACTGTTTTTGCTACGGCAGAATAGCGATTATGATGCGGACGAAGAAACGACCGAAATAGATGCGATGGATGCATTGGAAACGGCATCCGAATTTCTTATGTAG
- the ispF gene encoding 2-C-methyl-D-erythritol 2,4-cyclodiphosphate synthase: MKIRVGQGYDVHRLEAGRPFWLGGIQIPSSFGPVGHSDADVVCHVLCDALLGAANMRNIGYHFSDKDPRWKGVDSKILLTEVLRMVREAGYEVSNVDVTVVLQEPKLNPHIPAMKTCLAAVMAIPEDDISIKATTSEHIGFVGRGEGIAAHCVALIFKD; this comes from the coding sequence ATGAAAATACGAGTAGGACAAGGCTACGATGTTCATCGACTCGAAGCCGGACGACCATTCTGGCTGGGTGGTATCCAGATTCCGAGTTCATTCGGGCCGGTTGGTCATTCTGATGCCGATGTGGTGTGCCATGTGCTGTGCGATGCGCTGCTGGGCGCAGCCAACATGCGTAATATTGGCTATCATTTTTCGGATAAAGACCCTCGCTGGAAAGGTGTCGATAGTAAGATTCTGCTAACCGAAGTACTTCGTATGGTCCGGGAAGCGGGTTACGAGGTTTCGAATGTCGATGTTACGGTTGTGTTGCAGGAACCCAAACTAAACCCACATATCCCGGCGATGAAAACCTGTCTGGCTGCTGTTATGGCGATACCGGAAGACGATATTTCTATTAAAGCCACTACTTCCGAACACATCGGGTTCGTTGGGCGGGGCGAAGGTATTGCCGCGCATTGTGTGGCGCTTATCTTTAAGGATTAA